A genomic window from Arthrobacter globiformis includes:
- a CDS encoding DUF6457 domain-containing protein: protein MKSQDETLEEWCRLLLRAFELEDVDVDINEVLSVAGVAAHSVVRPAAPLTTFIAGLAAGLDCASGQAPDVQAMQSAMDVARAVAKAYAADEAQAAAGSPAVGSAGTSAPSGTPGE from the coding sequence ATGAAAAGCCAGGACGAGACGCTCGAGGAATGGTGCCGTCTGCTGCTGCGGGCCTTTGAGCTCGAGGATGTGGACGTGGACATCAACGAGGTGTTGTCCGTCGCGGGAGTGGCTGCGCACTCCGTGGTGCGTCCAGCGGCGCCGCTCACAACCTTCATAGCCGGGCTCGCCGCCGGCCTCGACTGCGCTTCGGGCCAGGCGCCTGACGTCCAGGCCATGCAAAGTGCCATGGATGTGGCCCGTGCCGTTGCCAAGGCCTACGCGGCCGATGAGGCGCAGGCTGCTGCAGGTAGCCCGGCCGTGGGCTCCGCCGGCACCTCGGCGCCAAGCGGGACTCCGGGGGAATGA
- a CDS encoding NlpC/P60 family protein, producing the protein MTTRATIARHRAEVTKTNSLAVIAKAVGDNAGGVGRQAAVIAAASGLVLTSGIAANAAETNVQRESAAASTLEVQSAAPANISAASSIAISYEKPAVSTTPAPVVEAPKPVVKVQEAAPAVEAAPVADAAPAVQATAAVETAAPAAPKTTAASGKGAAIAAAAYAQLGVSQDCTALATNALAAVGVHYHGWPAGYLSLGRTVSAAEARPGDLAYYQNGGMGLAHIAVYVGNGQAVHGGWNGGTTALFSVNVGSGPVFIRVGG; encoded by the coding sequence ATGACTACACGTGCGACCATTGCACGGCACCGCGCCGAGGTCACCAAGACCAACTCGCTGGCTGTCATTGCCAAGGCCGTCGGCGACAACGCCGGTGGCGTGGGCCGCCAGGCCGCAGTTATCGCTGCTGCTTCCGGTCTTGTCCTGACCAGCGGCATCGCCGCCAACGCCGCTGAGACCAACGTTCAGCGCGAATCCGCAGCAGCCTCCACGCTGGAAGTCCAGTCCGCTGCACCGGCCAACATCTCCGCTGCTTCCAGCATCGCCATCTCCTACGAGAAGCCTGCTGTCTCCACCACGCCGGCTCCCGTCGTCGAGGCCCCCAAGCCTGTTGTCAAGGTCCAGGAAGCCGCTCCCGCCGTTGAGGCTGCCCCGGTTGCCGACGCCGCACCGGCAGTCCAGGCCACCGCCGCCGTCGAGACGGCAGCCCCGGCAGCGCCGAAGACCACTGCCGCCAGCGGCAAGGGCGCTGCAATCGCTGCTGCTGCCTACGCCCAGCTGGGTGTCTCCCAGGACTGCACCGCGCTGGCCACCAACGCACTCGCAGCCGTGGGTGTCCACTACCACGGCTGGCCGGCCGGCTACCTGTCACTCGGCCGCACCGTCAGCGCTGCTGAAGCTCGGCCGGGCGACCTCGCCTACTACCAGAACGGCGGCATGGGCCTGGCCCACATCGCTGTGTACGTTGGCAACGGCCAGGCCGTCCACGGCGGCTGGAACGGCGGAACCACCGCGCTGTTCAGTGTGAACGTCGGCTCCGGCCCGGTCTTCATCCGCGTCGGCGGCTAA
- a CDS encoding molybdopterin molybdotransferase MoeA: MTAAPEQRSDDPYSAEATPARDAIAAGGGTASGPGAGPGSGVEPGPDTEPGSGVEPRPDTEPGAVGEPDTHAKHLAHTWEEARQAAFDCAAPIPAAPVPLRDAVGRTLAADITAHQDMPHYASSAMDGWAVNGTGPWILAEPGQRLAPHQASVIVTGGLIPPGAKAVLRTESGVISTDDDGLPVLTLGGTARPGEPRNGQHIRKAAEEAAAGDVLVRAGVVLNPAHVALAALAGYDEVEVIGKPVVKLLLTGSEVVEQGVPQPGRVRDTFGPQLATVVEMLGGLCREQVRIGDGYAEWLEGLEDSGIAEAQNLPADVVITTGGTGRSGTDHFRRAVAELGGRLIIDGVAMRPGHPAVLAELPDGRFVLGLPGNPLAAMMALSTVGAPLLAALGHGQLPPVREVPSGTMLEPDPGRTRLMPFRLLYGMASPAQHTGPGMMRGLASADGVLVVPPHGVQLGEMVPAFALPWSPPIPEPKSAEPKSKSPARKSSSRTSAKQAAQSGPVDWSALLD, from the coding sequence ATGACAGCCGCGCCCGAGCAGCGCTCTGACGACCCCTACTCCGCGGAGGCAACCCCCGCCAGGGACGCGATTGCTGCCGGCGGCGGCACTGCTTCCGGTCCCGGCGCCGGACCAGGTTCAGGCGTAGAACCCGGTCCCGACACCGAGCCCGGTTCCGGCGTGGAACCCCGTCCCGACACCGAACCCGGCGCGGTGGGGGAGCCGGACACGCATGCCAAGCACCTGGCGCACACCTGGGAGGAGGCCCGGCAGGCCGCCTTCGACTGCGCTGCCCCGATACCCGCGGCACCCGTTCCCCTGCGGGACGCCGTGGGCCGGACCTTGGCCGCGGACATCACCGCTCACCAGGACATGCCGCACTACGCGTCGTCCGCCATGGACGGCTGGGCCGTTAACGGAACAGGTCCGTGGATCCTGGCCGAGCCGGGGCAGCGTCTGGCACCGCACCAGGCGAGCGTGATCGTAACGGGCGGACTGATTCCCCCCGGTGCCAAGGCGGTGCTGCGCACCGAAAGCGGCGTGATCTCCACGGACGACGACGGGCTGCCTGTCCTGACACTGGGCGGCACCGCCCGGCCCGGCGAACCGAGGAACGGCCAGCACATCCGCAAGGCCGCAGAAGAGGCGGCTGCCGGGGACGTGCTGGTCAGGGCCGGCGTCGTGCTTAACCCCGCCCATGTGGCCCTCGCCGCCCTCGCCGGGTATGACGAGGTGGAGGTCATCGGCAAACCGGTGGTGAAACTGCTGCTGACTGGCTCCGAAGTGGTGGAGCAGGGAGTGCCCCAGCCCGGGCGGGTGCGTGACACGTTCGGACCGCAGCTGGCCACAGTGGTGGAAATGCTGGGCGGCCTGTGCCGGGAACAGGTCCGCATCGGCGACGGCTACGCGGAATGGCTGGAGGGCCTCGAGGACTCAGGCATCGCCGAGGCACAAAACTTGCCGGCCGACGTCGTCATCACCACCGGCGGCACCGGCCGGTCCGGCACCGACCACTTCAGGCGAGCCGTGGCTGAGCTGGGCGGACGGCTGATCATTGACGGCGTGGCAATGCGGCCGGGACACCCGGCCGTCCTCGCCGAACTGCCCGACGGGCGTTTTGTGCTGGGGCTGCCGGGCAACCCCCTGGCCGCCATGATGGCATTGTCCACGGTGGGCGCGCCGCTCCTGGCCGCCCTTGGACATGGCCAGCTGCCGCCGGTCCGGGAAGTTCCCTCCGGAACCATGCTCGAACCCGACCCCGGCCGCACCCGGCTGATGCCCTTCCGGCTCCTCTACGGCATGGCGTCGCCTGCGCAGCACACCGGCCCCGGCATGATGCGTGGACTGGCGTCCGCCGACGGCGTCCTGGTGGTACCGCCGCACGGCGTGCAGTTGGGCGAGATGGTGCCGGCTTTCGCCCTGCCCTGGAGTCCGCCCATTCCCGAGCCCAAGAGCGCTGAACCCAAGTCCAAGAGCCCGGCGCGGAAGTCCTCCTCCCGCACCTCTGCCAAGCAGGCAGCCCAAAGCGGTCCCGTGGACTGGAGTGCCCTGCTCGACTGA
- the mobA gene encoding molybdenum cofactor guanylyltransferase, giving the protein MDFDAVILAGGRSSRLGGAPKSALLFDGATLLERSLAAAAEARHTVVVGPEAAGLPGGVLTSREDPPFAGPAAAIAAGLDALRGAGPADLVLVLACDMPRVGDAVRALLDALPGTGADGVMAASADGRLQPLAGFYSTAALERAVQAAAARNALVHGSVFALLASLDVQAVVVPAGSTDDVDTWDDAAALGVAVREQ; this is encoded by the coding sequence GTGGACTTTGACGCAGTAATCCTGGCCGGCGGCCGCTCCTCGCGGCTGGGTGGCGCACCCAAGTCTGCCCTGTTGTTCGACGGCGCCACCCTCCTTGAGCGCTCCCTCGCGGCGGCCGCGGAAGCCCGGCACACTGTTGTGGTGGGACCTGAGGCGGCGGGCCTTCCCGGTGGTGTTCTCACCTCGCGTGAGGATCCGCCCTTTGCAGGTCCGGCCGCGGCAATCGCTGCCGGCCTTGACGCGCTCAGGGGTGCAGGCCCCGCGGACCTGGTCCTGGTCCTCGCGTGCGACATGCCGCGCGTCGGCGATGCGGTCCGCGCGCTCCTGGACGCCCTCCCCGGCACTGGTGCTGACGGCGTCATGGCGGCATCGGCCGACGGGCGACTGCAGCCGCTGGCGGGTTTTTATAGCACAGCCGCGCTAGAACGCGCCGTGCAGGCTGCCGCCGCACGCAACGCCCTGGTGCACGGGTCAGTCTTCGCCCTCCTTGCTAGTCTTGACGTGCAGGCTGTGGTTGTCCCCGCCGGCTCCACGGACGACGTGGACACGTGGGACGATGCGGCCGCGTTGGGAGTAGCTGTCCGGGAGCAATGA
- the fdhD gene encoding formate dehydrogenase accessory sulfurtransferase FdhD, whose product MGRVTQRRKVHRYVLDGSAAALEFPVRHREDVLAVEEPLEIRLGNLSFSVTMRTPGDDFDLVAGFLVSEGVIWDADQLISLRFCAGEDENGVQTFNVVEAQLRPDVPLPDTGRHVYTSSSCGICGTDSIESVTKSSHFNPAADRLTVPVETLASLPDRLREAQAVFEVTGGVHAAGLFRIDDDGGAELLCLREDVGRHNAVDKVVGWALRERRLPLTNTVLQVSGRASFELVQKAALAGIPVLAAVSAPSSLAVELAESTGVTLAGFSRGTSLNVYAGSGRISTPAPVPR is encoded by the coding sequence ATGGGCCGCGTAACGCAACGACGCAAAGTGCACCGCTATGTCCTGGACGGCTCGGCCGCGGCATTGGAGTTCCCCGTCAGGCATCGGGAAGACGTGCTCGCCGTGGAGGAACCGCTTGAAATCCGGCTGGGCAACCTGTCCTTCTCAGTCACCATGCGCACGCCCGGGGACGATTTCGACCTGGTGGCAGGTTTCCTCGTCTCAGAGGGCGTCATCTGGGACGCCGACCAGCTGATCTCGCTCAGGTTCTGCGCCGGTGAGGACGAAAACGGGGTCCAGACATTTAACGTGGTCGAAGCCCAGTTGCGGCCCGATGTGCCCCTGCCGGACACGGGCCGGCACGTATACACCTCCAGCTCGTGCGGAATCTGCGGCACCGACTCCATTGAATCGGTGACCAAGTCCTCGCACTTCAACCCCGCCGCCGACCGGCTCACCGTTCCGGTCGAAACGCTCGCCTCCCTGCCGGACCGGCTGCGGGAGGCGCAGGCAGTCTTCGAAGTGACCGGGGGAGTGCACGCTGCCGGACTGTTCAGGATCGACGACGACGGCGGTGCGGAGCTGCTGTGCCTGCGGGAGGACGTGGGCCGGCACAACGCGGTGGACAAGGTCGTTGGCTGGGCCCTGCGTGAACGGCGGCTGCCGCTCACCAACACCGTGCTCCAGGTATCGGGCCGGGCCTCCTTCGAACTCGTCCAGAAGGCCGCACTGGCTGGCATCCCGGTGCTCGCCGCGGTGAGCGCACCCTCAAGCCTGGCAGTGGAGCTGGCCGAGTCCACCGGTGTCACCCTTGCCGGCTTCAGTCGGGGAACCAGCCTGAATGTCTACGCGGGTTCCGGCCGCATTTCGACGCCTGCGCCGGTGCCGCGGTAG
- a CDS encoding HNH endonuclease — MRTLVLNAGYEPLAVVTFRRALVLVLTGKASVVAEGDDPVVGPQDIMGRPSVILLNRYIRPRYNMITAVSRRGVLRRDGHRCAYCGKAAHTIDHVQPKSRGGADSWENLVAACLRCNNVKGDHTPSEMGWKLRFDPAPPVGTMWQIKELEKPTPAWDPFLLPERAA, encoded by the coding sequence ATGCGCACACTCGTTCTGAATGCTGGATATGAACCGCTGGCGGTAGTGACATTCCGCCGGGCGCTGGTCCTTGTGCTCACCGGAAAGGCAAGCGTGGTGGCCGAAGGCGACGATCCTGTCGTCGGGCCGCAGGACATCATGGGCCGTCCGTCCGTGATTCTCCTTAACCGCTACATCCGTCCCCGGTACAACATGATCACCGCGGTGAGCAGGCGCGGTGTGCTTCGCCGCGACGGCCACCGGTGCGCCTACTGCGGCAAGGCAGCCCACACCATAGACCATGTCCAGCCCAAATCCAGGGGCGGAGCGGACTCGTGGGAGAACCTCGTCGCAGCCTGCCTCCGCTGCAACAACGTCAAGGGTGACCACACGCCCAGTGAAATGGGCTGGAAGCTCCGGTTCGACCCGGCTCCTCCGGTGGGCACCATGTGGCAGATCAAGGAACTGGAGAAGCCCACACCGGCGTGGGATCCGTTCCTGCTTCCGGAAAGAGCAGCCTGA